Part of the Vigna angularis cultivar LongXiaoDou No.4 chromosome 1, ASM1680809v1, whole genome shotgun sequence genome, TGCTTAATCAATTAAAGAAGatgataacaaaataattagttaaaGAAATATATCTTAAAGAAGTATTCTTTTTATACTCGAAGTGAAAGTAAATTTACTAAAGAtgatttttactttatttttacttgaataaagtaaaaatatcaaacattacatttgtttgaaaaaaatatatcaaatgatACACTCAATTTAACATTCAAATGATGTCATATCTTAAACAAtcaatttatacaaaatataaaataatacactcatttaagaatattagatagaaaactatatttttacGTACATAATTTTTCTACTTTGACATTATTCTCTcttactttttactttcttcttttttaaaaaattacaaaaattcatttttttataactattttatcctTATTAGATGTGTCAAAAGAATGTAAATATGTGTCATCTTATCAttatcctttttacttttttttttaaattacaaaaattcatttttctatAACTATTTTACCCTTATTAGATGTGTCAAAAGAATGTAAATAAGTGTCatcttatcattattttataagataatacatttgaatgaagaagattATTAAATGACttatacaatatttttgtttagacaaccataatttcatttaagtaaaaatatatataatacatttgtttaaaatattaaaacaatacattttacattaaaacttaagacaaatatttatcattattttcttgtctttgaatcaaaatttacactaaagaaacatttaaatcataaataaaaaatttatacataatttaatttattttaagtatatattttattttttaatacgtTGTTaatgtcaataaaaaaaacataacgaAGCAATATGCAGAcatttcctttttaaaataCGATAAAGATGAAAGTGTTACTCATGTGACatgtatgatatattttttggttaaatatgtttttagttctttaACTATCAAACATTTTTGGATTTCgtctctctttcaaactttgcTACACTTTCATCCTTCTCCTTAATGAAACTGTaattttagtcctcgaaaatcaacgacgttaacttttcaGCGAGCTGGCTAACGGTATGTGAATGTTTCATGCCACGTTGgaaattgaaaatatgaaattcaaGTAAAAATGCTTTCgtcactttctctttctccttatCATGGATCTTTCTCCCTTCCTGCAAATCTCTGGTTCTGAAACTTCACTCTCCAACCAAACCCCCTCCATCCTCCGGGGTGCATCCCTCCACCACCTCTTGCTTCTGCAAAATCCGCATCAACACCTTCCCCACCCATACGACCCTCCTCCCTTTCTCCTCCTTGGCCTTAACCCCCGACACTGCCACCTCCGCCTTGACCTTCCACCTCGACCCCGCTACCCTCCGTCGCTTCCCCGAAAAGCCTCTCATCCTCGTTCTCTCCATCTCATTGTTAACCTCTCACCTATCCTCTCTTTTGCTACCATAAAAAACAAACTGAAAGGCATATCTAATTGAATTTGGctaattatacaattataattttgttaagaaaACCTTTAATAGAGTCTAGTTAAACCAAATTCACAagacaataattttataaagtagAGAACCACAATTTAGATTACAAACTAAAATGAATACTGGGACAATcttaaagtaataattatttcaaaactttgcaAACATGCCTACACCAACATACAGATGTATTAGTGTTTGAAATAATCATGggaagtaaaagtaaaaataaaaataaagcttACGCATCATTAACGGAAGCATTACAAAGTTTTGCTTTGACAGACGATATAATGGGATAAAAAGATGTTGAGGATAGGATAAAAAGATGATACCTGAAGGTGTTTTTTCTTGCCAAGAGAAATGATGTTGAGGAAATCCTTATCCATGGTGGTGGCAACAACCGTGAAAGACCAAGATGTAACTTTTAACAGAGGCAAAGTTTCGAAAGAAATGTGtcaacttttcatttttaatttctatataaatggCAGAAATCTAAGCATAAGAGTAAAGttcacttttcatttttctttaaaattccTTTTCCAAGTTAGCCACtgtgtttttttgtttcaaagTCTATTAAGAGTAAACCACACTACTGTTTCTATTGTTCAgcaaaagtgaactttaagatgaagaagaacacAGAGTTCAGATCCTGTTCCAATTTTACTATTTTGGATTATGACATTTGTTAGATTCACTGATATGAATTCCATAAGTTGGACCGATGGTTTGGTTGTACTGTGGGGCCCAGCTAGGTTGAGACATCCGTTGTGGAAGGTATTAGAGTGAGAGAGGGCAAGGGAGAGGTTAACGGTGAGATGAACCCGACCCAATATTTTGGCGTCGCACACTCAGCAAGAACGACCCATTGGGTTGTTGTAGACGGAGAGAACGAGGATGAAAGGCTTTCCGGAAAGGCGGCGGAAGGCAGAAAAGGACGGCAAGATCAAGGTGGAAGGTCGGGACGCAGGTGGTGGTGTCGTGGGTGGAGGCCGAGGCAGAGAGAGGGAGGATGGCTATATGGGTGGGGAACGTGTTGATGTGGATTTTGCAGAAGCAAGGGGTGGTTGAGGGATGCAACCCGGAGAGTTGAGGGGTTTGGTCGGAGAGTGAAGTTTCAGAGCTAGAGATTTTCAATTGACAACGTGGCATGAAACATTGACACACCGTTAGCCAGTTCACTCAAAAGTTAACGCTGTtggttttcgaggactaaaattACAGTTTCATTAAGGAGAAAGATGAAAATGTAgtaaagtttgaaagagggacgaaatcCAAAAACGCTTGATAGttaagagactaaaaacatatttaagctACTGATGTGCTTTTTAATCTTTCAGTgtatctaaaaatatttaacatgttttttctAAAACATTGGAATTATATATCTTGTTTAAACCATAAATATCTAAAACATTGGAATTATATATCTTGTTTAaaccataaatattttaaatattattttcccatctgctttatttttttttaatcaattatttactTGGGCGACACGTTCTGCTGAGTAACATAATAAGTATATTTGTTTGGGAATATCCTATTGGGTCGGGTCAAACCCGGTGATATAGTTCATTTCTTGTTCTTGAACTCTTTCTCACACAGGGATCGAACGTTGATCACTCGAAGCAAACATGGGTGGTGGAAACAGAAGAtcgaaaggaagaggaaaaccGAGCAACAACAGCAGTGGCAACGGCACTCCAAACAACCCTAAATCTCGAAAGAAAAGAGGTTCAGATGTCAAAACAGCATTGTTTGTCGAAGGTGGTTTCTTGTCCGATTGGCACCTTCCCTCTCCCACCCACACTCCAGGTTTCAGAAACTCTTTAATTTATTGTTGAAATCTTATCATTGAACTTTTGGTTTTTGCTATTATTCTTGAACTTGGATGCTTGCATGCTTTCTTGGGTTGCAGGGAGAAATTCTGCGAAAGTTTTTTTAATCAAGATTCCTTTATTGTTGAAATCTGGTCATTGAATCTTTTATTCTTGGCTATTTTTCTTGAATTCGGGTGGGTTGCGTAGAGAAAGTCTCACTTTTTTTGTTATGAAGATTTCTGTATTGTTAAAATCTGGTGCTTCCATGCTTTGTTTTGTAACTGGGTTGCAgggagaaattcttaagaagctattgttttttttttttttatcaagaatCCGTTACTGTTAAAATCTGATAATTGGATTTTGTTTATCGTTATCATCATTGTTTAATTTGGGTGCTTCTTTTTGAACCGGGATGCAGCAGGGAGAAGTTCCGGCTCCAATAACAAGTCCAATAACAAGTCCGGGAGCCAACGTAGAGCAGAAGGCTCTGCATCTAAAAGAGTGTTGGCAAAATCTTCCGGAGCTACTATTGGATACAGTTATCCTTCACTAGATTATCAGGTTTGTTGTAACCGATAGGGATGttagttttcatgatttttcCTTGTAAACTGGAACGTTGCATATCTGCTTTGTTCATTATGTTTTTACCTGTTCTGTCTTCATTATCATTGTACCTTGCTTGTCTGCAGTATATATTGTTATCGGTGATACTTTAATTCGATGTCAGCTGTGAATCTGTTTTTTCTTGTGCGTGTAAGCAACCAAAATGAATTGTGTTACTTAatcaaatatgtatttaaaCTTTTACAATGTGTATTCTGAAGTTTGTTAGTGCGTTACTACTATGTATCCTGGTGGAAGGTATTGTCAACATCCTCATGAAtagttgaaaattatatttttcatcttttaacTTGTGTTCAGCATGTTTTTGTGTCTCTGGTTTAGTATGCATTTCGTTATGTATAGATACGATGAGCTATGTTTGTAGTTTCTGCTGAGTAACTGGCGATTGATGTTACATTACCAGGAGGTAACTTCCGTTGGGACTGGGAACAGCACTAAAGATAGTAATGTAAATCAGCTGCAACCTTTTGTTTTGGCGGACACCAAGCAGGACATCAAACAGTGCCAAGTTACTGTTCATGCAGACGGAACACCTCCTTCAAAACCGAACACTGTGAAATATACATACAGTTATGATGTAGATTTTGTTTTGGGTGACAGCTCCCATAAAGGTTTAGGTTTCTCTTCTGAACAAGACAAAAACACCAGTAGCTTTGGCATTTCACAGGAACAGATGCCCCAATCAACTCCAGTTTTAGATTCATCATCATTTGAGAAGGATGGTGGTTCTGATGAGGGTATGGATTGTGAGTTAAGCAATGAGATGGTGGAAGACTTTTCACCAAACGTTTCTGCTGAGAGAAATTCAGGGTTTCTGTCAATTGGAGGTCTTAAATTATATACTGAGGACATTTCAGACgatgaaaatgaagaatataATGAAGACTCATCGGATGAGGAGGGCTCCACATCTTCTGTGCCAGAAGAATTACTTGAGTCATCTGAAAATAATGATTCAGAATACACATCTGATAGTGATTCAGACATTGATGAAGATGTGGCAGAAGATTATCTAGAGGGAGTTGGTGGTAGTGAGAACATCTTGGATGCAAAATGGTTGCTAAAACCTGATATGAACGAGTCAGATGATGATAGTTCTTCTAGTAGTTGCTATGATGAGGCATTGAAAAAGCTGGGTGGCTTTGCCCTTCAAGAAGCCTCCAGGGAATATGgcatgaagaaaaataaaccaAGGAAGAAACACTGTTTAAATTCTGGACCATTAGTCTTGGAAAACCTAATGATGGAAAAGGATCCGAGAACCATTTCTTCTAGAAAGAAGCATGTGCCTCGGTTCCCTCACTCTTGGCCTTCACATGCGCAAAAGAGTAAAGCTTCCAAAAAAATGCATGGTACCAGCGTTACACATCCACATAAGCGTTTTTCTTTTAGTTCTAAGCTTTTACATGATGTTAATCTGTCtcattgaatttaaattatactttttaactGATAAAGCATTGAACTTTCCAGTCAAAGTCCTGGTAATAACTTGTTCAGAAACAAGGCATTCTCAATTTGTGTAGAGGGGGTTTAGTAACATTTATCAAACGCTCTTTTCAAAGCACCCTCTGTTGTTGGGTGAATCTCATGTGGTTTTCACTACATATGTTGTTCCCATTCCCAGACTAATGGAATTCACATAAATTTCAATCAATAGAGTAGAGTGTGTTTTTAAAACTCCAAATTTATGTATACCTTCAGTTTGTTGCTTGAGCTTTGAATTCCATGACTGTATTATATTGGATTCTCTTTTATAAAGATATCCAAGTTGTGGAAGTCTGGTTCAAGGTTATTGGGTTTTGATATCCATGGAGTTTGAAACTGGAAATGTGTGCTTGTGTGTGCTCATCTGTTCATTCTTTAAGTTTGATGAGAATGTAATAGTATAGACTTTCAACCACTTCATTTTGCTAAAACTGATTCTATACAGGTGAAAAAAAGAAACTTCGTAAGGAGAGGATTGCTGTGAAGCGCAGAGAAAGAATGCTGCATCGTGGGGTTGATCTAGAGAAGATTAATTTGGTATGGAAACAATACtttctaaagttttttttttcttttttgcttcaaccttttatctttaaaaaacaCTTGTCAGTTTTCAACATATTTGATACATGTATATATTAACAAGATTTACTTATGATTGCCTATAACAGAATAGGTTCCCTCTTACTAACTAACATTCTGTGCTTGATTCTACAAGCTTTCTCACTTGCATTTGGTGATTCCTTATGCCTTTTACATGCAATTGTTCTTTCTAATCATGTAGAAGTTCTATATTGAAGGTCTCATGCTTATCTTAACAATTGCTAAAAAAGTAGTGTAAGATCAAGTTTCTCTTCGTATTTAGGTATTATTTTACATCTTAGAGACTTGGATGGCTCTAGGAAATTTGGACCAGGAACATGCTTTTGTGTCTGGTTAGGGATTGTGTGTGGCCTTACCTATATAACAGCTGTATGAAGCACATATGACTTTGAAACCAGATCAAAAGGAAGAACCACAAAAAGAGAGATCGCATTGCTCCATTGTTTAGGAACACATTGCACTGCACATTATCTGATTCTTCTATTTCTACATTCCAAATCATAACATTCTTTGCTGAGTATAAATACATCTTTTCAAAGTTAAACATATTGAACTTAGATGAGGCAGTTTATGTATGTTCAAAATTGGAATTGTTTTCGCCCTCACATCTCAacataactttttcattttttggaATTCTAGAAATTACAACAAATtgttttggaggaagtggatatATTCTCTTTTCAACCTATGGATTCTCGGGATTGTTCACAGGTGTGTATCCTGGCTGTAATAGTTCTATCTCATGGTCctaataatagttatttttctttttaaaatgcATAAGCACCACCAGAAGTTTCTCATCAGTGCCCTGTTCTTGTCAAATAGATTTTGCACAAAAAAAGGGTTTTGTAAGAAAAGTAATCATAAAGGGATTGTGTGTTTGAGTAAGGTACATGTCAAGTTTGGAACAGTCAAACAGTTTGGGATGGTAAAGCCATATGTAATTTATCGTGGCTCTTTTTTGCATTACTATCTTTCAAGAATTCCGTGCATGTCCAAAAGCCCAAACCATAGATTTTGTCCAAAAACACAGTTGTATGCTATTTGTTTTTGCATAGCAGCTGGTTTCATAAATGTTAAAATACCTTATGCCTCCCACTGATGTGGGTTCTCAATGAATATAGATACAAAGATTAGCAGGGATTTATCAATTGCGGAGT contains:
- the LOC108319766 gene encoding uncharacterized protein LOC108319766 isoform X3, producing MGGGNRRSKGRGKPSNNSSGNGTPNNPKSRKKRGSDVKTALFVEGGFLSDWHLPSPTHTPAGRSSGSNNKSNNKSGSQRRAEGSASKRVLAKSSGATIGYSYPSLDYQEVTSVGTGNSTKDSNVNQLQPFVLADTKQDIKQCQVTVHADGTPPSKPNTVKYTYSYDVDFVLGDSSHKGLGFSSEQDKNTSSFGISQEQMPQSTPVLDSSSFEKDGGSDEGMDCELSNEMVEDFSPNVSAERNSGFLSIGGLKLYTEDISDDENEEYNEDSSDEEGSTSSVPEELLESSENNDSEYTSDSDSDIDEDVAEDYLEGVGGSENILDAKWLLKPDMNESDDDSSSSSCYDEALKKLGGFALQEASREYGMKKNKPRKKHCLNSGPLVLENLMMEKDPRTISSRKKHVPRFPHSWPSHAQKSKASKKMHGEKKKLRKERIAVKRRERMLHRGVDLEKINLIQRLAGIYQLRSSCQGSGKKRFVTVTRTQSTSMPSSSGRQRLEKLVGVDDEDADFSVADNVNKKPVSGGRRVGKGHTKQNNFRLQELQSPQNKFSGSHKVKDKRGSGQKVSYANQPVSFVSSGMIRSETDPVTVVEAEETYRKGVTNSANIGSFEEHTTGFGSKMMAKMGYMEGGGLGKNGQGMAQPIEVIQRPKSLGLGVEFSNNPGAESFGLDVELSKNQGEIARNRSSRVGAFEKHTKGFGSKMMAKMGFVEGKGLGRESQGITTPLTALRLPKSRGLGAKS
- the LOC108319766 gene encoding uncharacterized protein LOC108319766 isoform X2 — protein: MGGGNRRSKGRGKPSNNSSGNGTPNNPKSRKKRGSDVKTALFVEGGFLSDWHLPSPTHTPGRSSGSNNKSNNKSGSQRRAEGSASKRVLAKSSGATIGYSYPSLDYQEVTSVGTGNSTKDSNVNQLQPFVLADTKQDIKQCQVTVHADGTPPSKPNTVKYTYSYDVDFVLGDSSHKGLGFSSEQDKNTSSFGISQEQMPQSTPVLDSSSFEKDGGSDEGMDCELSNEMVEDFSPNVSAERNSGFLSIGGLKLYTEDISDDENEEYNEDSSDEEGSTSSVPEELLESSENNDSEYTSDSDSDIDEDVAEDYLEGVGGSENILDAKWLLKPDMNESDDDSSSSSCYDEALKKLGGFALQEASREYGMKKNKPRKKHCLNSGPLVLENLMMEKDPRTISSRKKHVPRFPHSWPSHAQKSKASKKMHGEKKKLRKERIAVKRRERMLHRGVDLEKINLKLQQIVLEEVDIFSFQPMDSRDCSQIQRLAGIYQLRSSCQGSGKKRFVTVTRTQSTSMPSSSGRQRLEKLVGVDDEDADFSVADNVNKKPVSGGRRVGKGHTKQNNFRLQELQSPQNKFSGSHKVKDKRGSGQKVSYANQPVSFVSSGMIRSETDPVTVVEAEETYRKGVTNSANIGSFEEHTTGFGSKMMAKMGYMEGGGLGKNGQGMAQPIEVIQRPKSLGLGVEFSNNPGAESFGLDVELSKNQGEIARNRSSRVGAFEKHTKGFGSKMMAKMGFVEGKGLGRESQGITTPLTALRLPKSRGLGAKS
- the LOC108319766 gene encoding uncharacterized protein LOC108319766 isoform X1, producing MGGGNRRSKGRGKPSNNSSGNGTPNNPKSRKKRGSDVKTALFVEGGFLSDWHLPSPTHTPAGRSSGSNNKSNNKSGSQRRAEGSASKRVLAKSSGATIGYSYPSLDYQEVTSVGTGNSTKDSNVNQLQPFVLADTKQDIKQCQVTVHADGTPPSKPNTVKYTYSYDVDFVLGDSSHKGLGFSSEQDKNTSSFGISQEQMPQSTPVLDSSSFEKDGGSDEGMDCELSNEMVEDFSPNVSAERNSGFLSIGGLKLYTEDISDDENEEYNEDSSDEEGSTSSVPEELLESSENNDSEYTSDSDSDIDEDVAEDYLEGVGGSENILDAKWLLKPDMNESDDDSSSSSCYDEALKKLGGFALQEASREYGMKKNKPRKKHCLNSGPLVLENLMMEKDPRTISSRKKHVPRFPHSWPSHAQKSKASKKMHGEKKKLRKERIAVKRRERMLHRGVDLEKINLKLQQIVLEEVDIFSFQPMDSRDCSQIQRLAGIYQLRSSCQGSGKKRFVTVTRTQSTSMPSSSGRQRLEKLVGVDDEDADFSVADNVNKKPVSGGRRVGKGHTKQNNFRLQELQSPQNKFSGSHKVKDKRGSGQKVSYANQPVSFVSSGMIRSETDPVTVVEAEETYRKGVTNSANIGSFEEHTTGFGSKMMAKMGYMEGGGLGKNGQGMAQPIEVIQRPKSLGLGVEFSNNPGAESFGLDVELSKNQGEIARNRSSRVGAFEKHTKGFGSKMMAKMGFVEGKGLGRESQGITTPLTALRLPKSRGLGAKS